In Paenibacillus phoenicis, one genomic interval encodes:
- a CDS encoding LLM class flavin-dependent oxidoreductase, producing the protein MNQYRIDPSKGLEFGIYTLGDHLPDPNNGQRISAQERIRQIIEYAKLAEQAGLDFFSVGESHQEYFATQAHTVVLAAIAQATSKIKLGSTSTIISTSDPVRVYEDFSTIDLISGGRVEIVAGRASRVGLFDLLGYDVHDYEELFEEKFDLLRLINEQQIVNWSGEFRAPLRNAKIIPRPQSGSLPIWRAVGGSPASAIKAGYAGVPMVMAHLGGPASAFKRTVDMYREAAREAGHNPDELPIATAGFFYAAETSQQALQELYPYINEGMKKTNGQGFHRQLFMQGGDPHHIINAGSPQQIIEKILYQHELFGHQRYVAQIDFGGMPFDQIKRNLELIGTEILPAIRKYTKKSEGGK; encoded by the coding sequence GTGAACCAATACCGTATTGATCCCAGCAAAGGCCTGGAGTTTGGCATATACACCTTGGGCGATCATTTGCCCGATCCGAATAATGGACAACGAATTTCAGCCCAAGAACGAATTCGGCAAATCATCGAGTACGCCAAGCTTGCTGAGCAAGCGGGACTGGACTTTTTCAGTGTCGGAGAAAGCCACCAGGAATATTTCGCAACCCAAGCGCACACAGTGGTGCTTGCCGCTATTGCTCAAGCCACGAGCAAAATCAAGCTCGGCAGCACCTCCACCATCATTAGCACTTCGGATCCGGTGCGCGTGTATGAAGATTTTTCCACGATCGACCTCATCTCGGGCGGCCGGGTAGAAATCGTGGCAGGGCGCGCCTCCAGAGTTGGACTATTTGATTTGTTAGGTTACGATGTTCACGATTACGAGGAATTATTCGAAGAGAAATTCGATCTTCTGCGGTTGATCAATGAACAACAGATCGTCAACTGGAGCGGAGAGTTTCGCGCCCCATTACGAAATGCCAAGATCATCCCTCGTCCGCAAAGCGGCTCCCTGCCGATTTGGCGAGCGGTTGGGGGAAGTCCGGCCAGCGCGATTAAAGCCGGTTACGCCGGCGTTCCGATGGTAATGGCGCATTTGGGTGGTCCTGCTTCCGCCTTTAAACGGACGGTGGATATGTATCGGGAAGCCGCCAGAGAGGCGGGACACAACCCGGACGAGCTGCCCATCGCCACTGCAGGCTTTTTCTACGCAGCCGAAACCTCGCAACAGGCACTACAGGAGCTGTATCCTTACATCAACGAGGGCATGAAGAAAACGAATGGACAAGGCTTCCATCGGCAACTCTTCATGCAAGGCGGCGACCCGCATCACATCATCAATGCCGGCAGCCCTCAACAGATCATCGAGAAAATCCTGTATCAACATGAATTGTTCGGACATCAGCGTTATGTCGCCCAAATCGATTTTGGCGGTATGCCGTTTGATCAGATCAAACGGAACCTCGAACTGATCGGCACGGAAATCTTGCCAGCCATCCGCAAATACACGAAAAAATCCGAAGGAGGTAAATAA
- a CDS encoding NADPH-dependent FMN reductase: MKVVGLSGTIVGSKTRTAVDYTLKTIADKYPGTETTLIDLAEYQVQFSDGRNFLDYEGDTGMITRAIMDTDVLVIGTPIFQASIPGTLKNIFDLLPQYALKDKVVSIVATAGSSRHFLVPEQQLKPILTYLKAQLVQNYVFIEEQDFYRKEIVNDDVKFRIERLAEDTLMLAETYAQIREVTYVE; this comes from the coding sequence ATGAAAGTCGTAGGATTATCAGGCACCATCGTAGGCTCCAAAACCAGAACTGCCGTTGATTACACACTTAAAACGATAGCGGACAAGTACCCCGGTACGGAAACGACGCTGATCGATCTGGCTGAGTATCAAGTTCAATTTAGCGACGGTCGTAACTTCTTGGATTATGAAGGCGATACTGGAATGATCACGAGAGCGATCATGGACACCGACGTCCTAGTCATCGGAACTCCGATATTCCAGGCTTCGATTCCGGGAACGCTAAAGAACATTTTCGATCTGCTTCCGCAATATGCTCTTAAAGACAAGGTGGTCAGTATCGTGGCTACCGCAGGCTCTTCCCGCCACTTCCTCGTTCCTGAACAGCAACTTAAACCGATACTAACTTATTTGAAGGCACAATTAGTGCAGAACTATGTGTTTATCGAGGAACAAGATTTCTACCGCAAAGAGATTGTGAACGACGACGTTAAATTCCGGATTGAGCGTTTAGCCGAGGATACCCTGATGTTGGCGGAAACCTATGCACAAATCCGAGAGGTTACTTATGTCGAGTAA
- a CDS encoding type II toxin-antitoxin system prevent-host-death family antitoxin has protein sequence MRVSSTDMQNNFGKYLKFAEVGEEIIVTRNGKDVAKLNAIAEASESVLRERAASYHAGGEWVSYQDFLELTETSEQRYELIDGVVYNLASPSFNHQLAVTELHGTFYTWFKGKPCTPLTSPLDITLEKEENNICVVQPDLVVICDKDRIDANGKYMGTPQLVVEVLSPSTRSKDMIKKLDLYSVCGVKEYWIVDPMKKIVMVYSLADGDITDMTVFSNTGDVQVTSQLYPGLQVLIPDLFA, from the coding sequence ATGCGGGTATCTTCAACGGACATGCAGAACAATTTCGGTAAATATTTAAAGTTTGCGGAAGTTGGCGAGGAAATTATCGTTACACGAAACGGGAAGGACGTAGCTAAATTAAACGCGATCGCCGAAGCAAGTGAGTCTGTACTGAGGGAGAGAGCAGCGAGCTATCACGCCGGAGGAGAATGGGTATCTTACCAAGATTTCCTTGAGCTGACGGAGACATCGGAACAACGTTACGAATTGATCGATGGTGTCGTGTATAATCTTGCCTCTCCCTCTTTCAATCATCAACTAGCCGTAACTGAACTCCATGGCACGTTTTATACTTGGTTTAAAGGCAAGCCATGTACGCCTCTAACCTCCCCATTGGATATCACGTTGGAGAAAGAGGAGAATAACATTTGTGTCGTACAACCCGATCTCGTGGTCATTTGCGATAAAGATCGAATCGACGCCAACGGTAAATATATGGGAACTCCCCAACTGGTCGTTGAAGTGTTGTCCCCTTCCACGCGGAGTAAGGACATGATCAAGAAGCTGGACTTGTATAGCGTATGTGGAGTTAAGGAATACTGGATTGTAGATCCGATGAAAAAAATCGTGATGGTCTACTCACTAGCAGACGGCGACATTACGGATATGACCGTATTTTCGAATACGGGGGATGTGCAGGTGACTTCGCAGCTCTACCCAGGCTTGCAAGTCTTGATCCCGGATTTGTTTGCGTAA
- the sstT gene encoding serine/threonine transporter SstT, with amino-acid sequence MKAIILKWNEMSLVKRILVGLVVGILLALIVPQASGIALLGTLFVSALKAVAPVLVLLLVMAAIANHQKGRQTNMKSILVLYGISTFLAGASAVAACFLFPVSLSLAGATEGLTPPGGIVEVLKGLLLNVVDNPVNALMNANYIGILAWAILLGLALKGAGDQTKSLLTQASDAVSQIVKWVIQLAPFGILGLVFESITVSGLDSLLDYGKLLVVLVGCMLFIALIVNPLIVYINIRRNPYPLVFTCLKESGITAFFTRSSAANIPVNMRLSEKLGLNKDTYSVSIPLGATINMAGAAVTISVLTLAAVNTLGIQVDFGTAVILSVLSAISAAGASGVAGGSLLLIPLACSLFGISNDIAMQVVGVGFIIGVVQDSCETALNSSSDVLFTATAEYAKKRKEEALPLANTASLD; translated from the coding sequence ATGAAGGCAATCATACTGAAATGGAATGAAATGAGTCTTGTGAAGCGAATTCTTGTAGGCTTGGTGGTGGGGATCCTCCTGGCGTTGATCGTACCACAAGCCAGCGGCATCGCGCTTCTGGGAACGCTGTTCGTATCCGCATTAAAGGCTGTGGCGCCAGTTCTGGTGCTGCTGCTGGTAATGGCCGCGATCGCGAACCATCAAAAAGGGCGGCAAACGAACATGAAGTCGATTCTTGTGTTGTACGGAATCAGTACGTTTTTGGCTGGAGCAAGCGCCGTGGCCGCCTGTTTCCTATTTCCAGTCAGCTTGTCCTTGGCAGGGGCAACCGAAGGCTTAACTCCGCCAGGAGGAATCGTCGAAGTTCTTAAAGGGCTGCTGCTAAATGTGGTGGATAATCCAGTTAATGCCTTGATGAATGCCAATTATATCGGCATTTTGGCTTGGGCGATCCTGCTTGGTTTAGCGTTGAAAGGCGCGGGAGATCAGACCAAAAGCCTGCTCACGCAAGCCTCCGACGCCGTTTCGCAAATCGTCAAGTGGGTAATTCAATTGGCACCGTTCGGGATTCTGGGGCTCGTGTTTGAGTCCATTACGGTAAGCGGACTTGACTCGTTGCTGGATTACGGGAAGCTGTTAGTTGTCTTGGTGGGTTGCATGCTGTTTATCGCGTTGATCGTCAATCCGCTGATCGTCTACATCAATATTCGCCGTAATCCGTATCCGCTCGTGTTCACTTGTTTGAAAGAGAGTGGAATCACGGCGTTCTTCACCCGCAGCTCGGCGGCGAATATCCCTGTGAATATGCGTCTCAGCGAAAAATTGGGACTGAATAAGGATACTTATTCGGTATCCATCCCATTGGGAGCGACGATCAATATGGCGGGTGCGGCGGTTACGATTTCGGTCCTGACGCTGGCGGCCGTCAACACATTAGGCATCCAGGTGGATTTCGGTACGGCGGTGATCCTCAGCGTATTGTCGGCGATCTCCGCAGCTGGCGCTTCCGGTGTGGCCGGCGGTTCGTTGTTGCTGATTCCTCTGGCATGCAGCTTGTTCGGAATTTCGAATGACATCGCGATGCAAGTTGTAGGGGTAGGTTTTATTATCGGGGTCGTGCAGGATTCATGCGAAACGGCGCTGAATTCTTCCTCCGACGTGCTGTTTACAGCTACAGCAGAGTATGCCAAGAAACGCAAGGAAGAGGCGCTTCCGCTGGCAAACACGGCAAGCCTGGATTAA
- a CDS encoding NAD(P)/FAD-dependent oxidoreductase: MKKMIVIGSGILGASTAYQLAKLGAEVTVVDRGIPGQATDAAAGIICPWISQRRNKAWYSLAKSGAHYYESLIKELEAEGERDTGYARVGALRLHREREKLVALEKLAVERRREAPEMGEIRLLEPDEVKRRFPPLDEGFYALYVSGAARVDGRALRESLLRAAVRHGAVLVRGEASLLHDGSAVAGVRVGTEEIGADAVAVCAGAWARQLLTPLGLDFQVTYQKAQIVHLALPDAATERWPVVMPPGDQYILAFDDSRIVIGATHENDPPGYDTRVTAGGLQEVINKALTVAPGLADGGFLEARVGFRPFTPGFLPVFGALPGWKGIYAANGLGSSGLTMGPYIGAQLAQIMLGRETEIQLENYRLELAIAPATANNL; this comes from the coding sequence GTGAAAAAGATGATTGTAATCGGCTCCGGGATTCTCGGTGCCTCAACAGCATATCAGTTAGCGAAGCTGGGAGCCGAGGTGACGGTCGTTGACCGCGGGATACCGGGACAAGCGACCGACGCTGCGGCCGGAATTATTTGTCCGTGGATCTCGCAACGGCGAAATAAAGCTTGGTATAGCTTGGCCAAATCAGGCGCGCATTATTACGAGTCCCTGATCAAGGAACTGGAGGCGGAAGGAGAGCGCGATACGGGTTATGCTCGCGTGGGAGCACTTCGCCTCCATCGGGAACGCGAAAAGCTTGTTGCCTTGGAGAAGCTGGCGGTGGAGCGTAGACGAGAAGCCCCGGAGATGGGCGAGATTCGATTGCTCGAACCGGACGAAGTGAAGCGGCGGTTCCCGCCGCTGGATGAGGGGTTCTACGCTCTGTATGTGAGCGGTGCCGCCCGCGTCGACGGACGTGCGCTCCGCGAATCGCTCCTGAGGGCAGCGGTTCGGCATGGGGCGGTGTTGGTCCGCGGCGAGGCTTCGCTTTTGCATGACGGCTCGGCCGTGGCTGGCGTGCGTGTTGGCACGGAAGAGATTGGCGCCGATGCGGTTGCCGTTTGCGCCGGGGCATGGGCACGTCAACTACTCACTCCGCTGGGCTTGGACTTCCAGGTGACTTACCAGAAAGCCCAGATCGTTCATTTGGCGCTGCCAGACGCTGCAACCGAGCGTTGGCCTGTCGTGATGCCGCCGGGAGATCAGTACATCCTGGCGTTCGACGACAGCCGGATCGTGATTGGCGCAACACACGAAAACGATCCGCCCGGCTATGACACCCGCGTGACGGCGGGCGGCTTGCAAGAGGTGATCAACAAGGCGCTGACGGTGGCGCCGGGACTAGCGGACGGCGGCTTTTTGGAAGCGAGAGTTGGGTTTCGTCCGTTCACACCGGGATTTCTCCCGGTCTTCGGAGCGTTGCCTGGATGGAAGGGGATCTATGCGGCTAACGGTCTAGGGTCTTCGGGATTAACGATGGGACCGTATATCGGCGCGCAGCTGGCCCAAATCATGTTAGGACGAGAGACGGAAATCCAATTGGAGAACTACCGTCTTGAGCTGGCCATTGCTCCCGCAACTGCTAACAATCTGTGA
- a CDS encoding YbjQ family protein, which produces MIMTTTPSIEGSPVKRYLGIVTGEVIMGANVVRDFLASITDIVGGRSGAYENKLQEARDTAFAEMSDQAARLGANAIIGVDIDYEVIREGMLMVSVSGTAVVL; this is translated from the coding sequence ATGATTATGACCACCACCCCATCCATTGAAGGATCGCCGGTAAAACGTTACCTCGGAATCGTTACCGGAGAAGTCATCATGGGCGCTAACGTCGTTCGCGATTTTCTAGCTTCGATCACCGATATCGTAGGCGGCCGTTCCGGAGCTTACGAGAACAAGCTTCAGGAAGCCAGAGACACCGCCTTTGCAGAAATGTCTGACCAAGCTGCACGTCTCGGCGCAAACGCCATTATCGGTGTCGATATCGATTATGAGGTCATTCGCGAAGGCATGCTGATGGTATCCGTCAGCGGAACCGCCGTCGTCTTATAA
- a CDS encoding GNAT family N-acetyltransferase, with amino-acid sequence MLTIKLDDLSGPEIRAFIGEHLANMAETSPPESIHALNIDGLKQPDVTFWSAWIDGELAGCGALKELNREHGEVKSMRTALPHRGKGVAKQVLAHILEEAARRGYRRISLETGSMEAFAPARKLYESFGFTFCGPFADYIEDPNSVFMTKSL; translated from the coding sequence TTGTTAACCATCAAATTGGATGATTTAAGCGGACCTGAAATCAGAGCATTTATTGGCGAGCATCTAGCGAACATGGCGGAAACCTCTCCACCCGAAAGCATCCACGCGTTAAATATAGACGGATTGAAGCAGCCGGACGTCACGTTCTGGAGCGCTTGGATCGATGGCGAGCTCGCGGGATGCGGTGCACTTAAGGAGCTGAATCGCGAGCACGGTGAGGTCAAATCGATGCGAACCGCTCTGCCGCACCGGGGGAAAGGCGTTGCCAAGCAAGTGCTGGCGCATATTCTTGAAGAAGCCGCGCGGCGCGGTTATCGGCGGATCAGCTTAGAGACGGGTTCGATGGAGGCTTTTGCTCCGGCCCGTAAATTGTACGAAAGCTTTGGGTTTACGTTTTGCGGTCCCTTTGCGGACTATATCGAGGATCCGAACAGCGTATTTATGACTAAATCTTTATAA